A genomic region of Leptospira bourretii contains the following coding sequences:
- a CDS encoding MotA/TolQ/ExbB proton channel family protein — translation MQDFVDLGEKIIFLVMLFASILAIAVFIERLIVYKRNFNKESESLLDSLTLLIRHRDLKGTEKLLETHPMENSYTRFIHFVLEREKENHKGLEELMEGKILKEKLGLEERLPILNTLGNNTPFIGLLGTVLGVIKAFYGLGTLGNSGAEVVMRSISTALLATAAGLAVAIPVVMANNYFTRKMKLIIGHLEILSKEIHASFITSGKHNQSSSSTPNIHH, via the coding sequence ATGCAAGATTTCGTAGACCTTGGGGAAAAAATCATCTTCCTCGTTATGTTATTTGCGAGTATCCTCGCAATTGCCGTATTTATCGAAAGGTTAATTGTTTATAAACGTAATTTTAACAAAGAATCCGAGTCACTTCTGGATTCACTCACTCTTCTCATCCGCCATAGAGACTTAAAAGGGACAGAAAAACTCCTAGAAACCCATCCTATGGAAAATTCCTACACTCGGTTCATACATTTTGTTTTGGAACGAGAAAAGGAAAACCACAAAGGTCTAGAAGAGCTGATGGAAGGGAAAATTTTGAAAGAAAAATTGGGACTGGAAGAAAGACTCCCCATTCTCAACACCCTTGGAAACAACACTCCTTTCATTGGACTTTTGGGAACTGTCCTTGGTGTCATCAAAGCCTTTTATGGTCTTGGTACTCTTGGAAACTCGGGAGCGGAAGTGGTGATGCGAAGTATCTCTACTGCCCTTCTTGCTACGGCCGCTGGACTTGCTGTGGCAATCCCCGTGGTGATGGCAAATAACTACTTCACACGTAAAATGAAACTCATCATCGGACACTTAGAAATTCTATCTAAAGAAATCCATGCCAGTTTTATCACGAGTGGAAAACACAACCAGTCCTCTAGTTCTACACCGAATATCCACCACTAG
- a CDS encoding efflux RND transporter permease subunit, whose translation MSIASFSIKRPIFISSLVIIMVITGFISLKRIGVDLFPDINIPFVVVSTVYPGAGPEEIETSISKPLEEELSSISGLKRITSRNQEGISMVFAEFNLTTDIKYAEQQVRDKTARVKPLFPESSKEPLVQRFDPSDQPIMRISLFADLPEGELYDLAKEKIKTKLEQVNNVGAVKIIGGSRREIHIELDRNKINSYQVPAIAIGNQIKNSGVNIPAGKVEGGDKETSFRTVAKYESLSQIENTVVSFGGEFGRGVLVKDLGQVKDTLQDRQTLGMLYAPISAEEHEEPSIIGKLLFKYEPPKKERIQKTALFLDVYKQSGANTVEVADGILGKIDTINAQIKDLKGAPKVILIRDGSKWIRANIEDVTIAIILGILLAVIVVYLFLGNVRSTLITGMALPNSMLGAFIIMYAMGFTMNVMTLLALSLAVGLLVDDAIVVRENIFRKLEEGESVIVAARKGTEEVTLAVIGTSLTVIAVFLPIGFLSGIVGQFFKQFGLTVVFAMIISLFDGLTVAPMLSAYFAGKTDIHKKKNFVLRNFDKFQDFLDKMYGIIMKFALKKPWAVILLTFLTLITSIFSLAFVKKTFLPANDQGEFMVNVEMAPGTSLQGTAEVVKEIQNAIIKTVPELELLATVVGNSDGESNIATIGVALLPSEYRKRTTGDVKDQIREYLKQYPQARPKVNDYSAIGGGVQYPFNLNLKGENLKDLEAYSFKVMEELRKIPDLTDVDTTYRTGKPEFQVVPNRSKMQTVGVVAGVMGAELRYHIEGGEVAKYLENGIEYDVRLRLKEDQRNLRKSFYETRVPNIQNRLIPLNAIADGKESSSPARIIREDRSRVVPINANLAPGGAIASASEAATKILKEKLPPPPGITYTFVGQSEDFKELLQNIVLAFGMALIFIYLVLASLYESFITPITILFAIPPAISGAFFALALTGEMLNLFSMIGLILLMGLVAKNSILLVDHAMLAMKEHGMTRDEAIFDAGSKRLRPILMTSLAMIAGTLPIALGIGEASKSRTAMGIAIIGGLVLSTLITLIVVPAVFGYIDRIREKIEGAFRPDYEIRPEDLED comes from the coding sequence ATGAGTATTGCTTCCTTTTCGATCAAACGCCCCATATTCATTTCCTCGTTAGTCATCATTATGGTGATTACGGGATTTATTTCCTTAAAACGAATCGGTGTCGACCTTTTCCCTGACATCAATATTCCCTTTGTCGTGGTTTCGACTGTCTATCCAGGTGCTGGGCCTGAGGAAATCGAAACCTCCATCTCCAAACCATTGGAAGAGGAACTCAGTTCTATCTCTGGTCTCAAACGAATCACCTCGAGAAACCAAGAGGGAATTTCGATGGTGTTTGCAGAATTTAACTTAACCACTGATATCAAATACGCGGAACAACAAGTTCGGGATAAAACCGCTCGAGTCAAACCTCTTTTCCCTGAATCTTCTAAAGAACCACTTGTCCAGAGGTTTGATCCCTCGGACCAACCGATCATGAGGATTTCTCTTTTTGCTGATTTACCAGAAGGTGAACTCTATGATTTGGCAAAAGAAAAAATCAAAACCAAACTAGAGCAGGTGAATAACGTTGGTGCGGTGAAAATCATCGGGGGTTCTCGTCGGGAAATTCACATTGAATTAGATCGTAACAAAATCAATTCCTATCAAGTCCCAGCCATCGCCATTGGAAACCAGATCAAAAACTCAGGTGTAAACATTCCGGCAGGAAAGGTGGAAGGTGGTGATAAAGAAACTTCCTTTCGGACCGTTGCTAAGTATGAATCCTTATCTCAAATTGAAAACACGGTAGTTTCCTTCGGTGGAGAGTTTGGGCGAGGAGTTTTAGTCAAAGACCTTGGCCAAGTGAAGGACACTCTCCAAGACCGCCAAACATTGGGTATGTTATATGCCCCGATTAGTGCAGAAGAACACGAAGAACCTTCCATCATTGGGAAGTTATTATTCAAATATGAACCACCCAAAAAAGAAAGAATCCAGAAAACTGCTCTCTTTTTGGATGTGTACAAACAGTCAGGTGCCAACACCGTAGAAGTGGCCGATGGAATCCTCGGAAAAATTGATACCATCAACGCACAAATCAAAGATTTAAAAGGAGCACCTAAGGTCATTCTGATTCGGGACGGATCCAAATGGATTCGGGCTAATATTGAAGATGTGACCATCGCCATCATCCTTGGGATCTTACTTGCTGTTATTGTTGTTTATCTTTTCCTTGGGAACGTTCGTTCCACCTTAATTACCGGAATGGCACTCCCCAACTCTATGTTAGGTGCCTTTATCATTATGTATGCAATGGGTTTTACCATGAACGTAATGACCCTTCTTGCCCTCTCTCTTGCCGTGGGACTTCTTGTGGATGACGCTATTGTGGTTCGGGAAAATATTTTCCGCAAACTAGAAGAAGGTGAATCGGTGATTGTTGCGGCAAGGAAAGGAACGGAAGAGGTAACCCTTGCCGTCATTGGAACTTCCTTAACGGTGATTGCAGTATTTTTACCCATTGGATTTTTATCTGGAATTGTAGGTCAGTTTTTCAAACAGTTTGGACTCACCGTTGTTTTTGCGATGATCATCTCGTTATTTGATGGTTTGACCGTAGCACCAATGTTATCTGCTTATTTTGCAGGGAAAACGGATATCCATAAAAAGAAAAATTTTGTCCTTCGTAACTTTGATAAGTTCCAAGATTTTCTGGACAAAATGTACGGAATCATTATGAAATTTGCCCTAAAAAAACCTTGGGCTGTGATTTTGTTAACCTTCCTTACATTGATTACTAGTATTTTTTCACTCGCCTTTGTGAAAAAGACCTTCTTACCTGCAAACGACCAAGGTGAGTTTATGGTCAATGTGGAGATGGCTCCAGGAACTTCTTTACAAGGGACAGCGGAAGTGGTGAAAGAAATTCAAAATGCCATCATTAAAACGGTTCCTGAGTTGGAACTTTTGGCAACGGTTGTGGGAAATAGTGATGGTGAATCCAATATTGCAACCATTGGTGTGGCACTCCTTCCTTCCGAATACCGCAAACGCACTACAGGTGATGTCAAAGACCAAATCCGCGAATACCTAAAACAATACCCACAAGCAAGACCGAAAGTGAACGACTATTCGGCGATAGGTGGTGGAGTTCAATATCCATTCAACTTAAACTTAAAGGGTGAAAACTTAAAAGACTTAGAAGCATATTCTTTCAAAGTTATGGAAGAATTACGAAAAATCCCAGATCTTACAGATGTGGACACAACTTACAGAACAGGGAAACCTGAATTCCAAGTTGTACCAAACCGATCCAAAATGCAAACCGTTGGGGTTGTGGCCGGGGTCATGGGAGCCGAACTTCGTTACCATATCGAAGGTGGGGAAGTGGCCAAGTATTTGGAAAATGGAATTGAATATGATGTAAGACTTCGTTTGAAAGAAGACCAAAGAAACTTACGTAAGTCTTTCTATGAAACAAGAGTTCCCAATATCCAAAACCGACTCATTCCTCTGAATGCCATAGCGGATGGAAAAGAAAGTAGTTCCCCTGCACGGATCATTCGGGAAGACAGGTCTCGGGTCGTTCCTATCAATGCAAACTTGGCACCAGGTGGAGCGATTGCCTCGGCTTCGGAAGCAGCCACAAAGATTCTAAAAGAAAAACTTCCACCGCCTCCAGGAATTACGTATACCTTTGTAGGACAATCGGAAGACTTTAAGGAACTTTTACAAAACATTGTCCTTGCATTCGGGATGGCTCTCATCTTCATCTATTTGGTGTTAGCTTCTCTTTATGAGTCTTTTATCACACCGATCACAATCCTTTTTGCCATCCCTCCAGCCATTTCGGGAGCTTTCTTTGCTCTCGCTCTAACCGGTGAGATGTTAAATTTATTCAGTATGATTGGACTCATCCTCCTTATGGGACTTGTGGCCAAAAACTCCATCCTTCTTGTGGACCATGCAATGCTTGCGATGAAAGAACATGGGATGACTCGGGACGAAGCGATCTTCGATGCAGGATCAAAACGACTACGTCCGATCCTTATGACTTCCCTTGCGATGATTGCAGGAACTTTGCCAATTGCTTTGGGGATCGGAGAAGCATCCAAATCAAGAACTGCTATGGGGATTGCGATCATTGGTGGTCTTGTTTTATCTACACTCATCACTCTCATTGTGGTGCCTGCCGTGTTTGGGTACATTGACCGTATTCGCGAAAAAATTGAAGGTGCTTTCCGCCCTGATTATGAAATTCGCCCTGAGGATTTAGAGGACTAA
- a CDS encoding PilZ domain-containing protein, whose translation MSSERRIYKRISEKVHLTYRVIQSGAGSSQFLPKDKGEGDSQDISEGGLLFRTKEPMPLGTRLELELRFPDVKYVLYPKAKVVRLEEFGEGAFYEVGLEFNQMFDDDQKLLLEHIARLAV comes from the coding sequence ATGTCCAGCGAACGCCGAATCTACAAACGAATCTCCGAAAAAGTCCATCTCACCTACCGAGTGATCCAATCGGGAGCCGGTTCTTCTCAGTTTTTACCAAAAGACAAAGGAGAAGGGGATTCCCAAGACATTTCCGAAGGGGGACTGTTGTTTCGCACCAAAGAACCAATGCCACTTGGAACTCGATTGGAATTAGAATTAAGATTCCCTGATGTGAAATACGTTTTGTATCCTAAGGCAAAGGTTGTACGATTGGAAGAATTTGGCGAAGGGGCCTTTTATGAAGTAGGTCTTGAATTCAACCAAATGTTTGATGATGATCAAAAATTATTATTAGAACATATTGCTCGATTAGCAGTTTAA